CAGGGTTGAAATCGCCCCGCCAATATCGTCCGGCAAACCGGCGCGGCCCAGGGCGGTGTTGTTGGCGACCATCGTATTGAGGTCCGGGTTATCGCGCACCGCGCCGCCGCTGAAGTCGGTGGCGATCGCGCCGGGCGCCAGGGTGTTCACCGTGATGCCACGCGGGCCCAGTTCCTTGGCCTGGTAGCGCGACAGCACTTCCACCGCGCCCTTCATCGAGGCATACGCCGCATACCCCGGCAGGCTGAACCGCGCCAGGCCGCTGGAAATATTGATGATGCGCCCGCCATCGCTGATCAGCGGCAGCAGTTTTTGCGTGAGAAAAAACGGCGCCTTGAAGTGGATCGCCACCAGGCGGTCGAACTGTTCTTCACTGGTGTCGGCAAAGCTGGCGTGTACGCCAATCCCGGCGTTGTTGATCAGAAAGTTGAAGTGATCCTGTGCGAAAACCTCCTTGAGCACAGAGCCGACCTGGCTCACAAAGCCATTGAAGCTCGCGCTCTGGCTCACATCCAGCTGCAGCATGGCGGCGCGCCCACCCAGGGCTTCAACCTGCTCGACCAGCGCTTGGGCTTCGGCTGCGGCGCTGTGGTAAGTGCCGATGATGTCGACGCCTTGTGCCGCGAGGTGCAGCGCGGCGCTTTTGCCCAAGCCACGGCTGGCGCCGGTGATGAGTGCGATTTTACGGGTCATGGTGTAGCCCTCTTCTGATGTGATCGTGAGGCTGAGTGTATTTGTCCGGCCGTAACGTGATAAACATGGCCAAATCGGAATCACTGGCCGGATAAGGCGAACAATCCCATGAACAAACTTGAGCTGCTGCGCACCTTCGTGCGCGTCACCGAGCTGTCGAGTTTCACCGGCGCAGGCGAGAGCCTTGGCCTGCCGCGCTCCACCGTGTCCGAGCATGTGCAGGCGCTGGAAGAACTGCTCGGCGCCCGCCTGTTGCAGCGCACCACGCGCAAGGTGCAGGCGACCCAGGACGGGCGCGTGTTGTATGAACGCAGCAAGGATTTGCTCGCGCATATGGAGGAGTTGGAAGGGCTGTTTCGCCAGGATGAAGCGCAGCTGAGCGGGCGTATTCGGGTGGACATGCCCAATGTGATGGCGCGGGATTTGATCCTGCCGCGCCTGCCCGAATTCATGGATGCGCACCCCTTGATCGAGCTGGAAGTCAGCACCACCGACCGCCAGGTCGACCTGCTCGCCGAAGGTTTCGACTGCGTATTGCGCGTCGGCGCGCAGCCCGACCAGTCGGTGGTGGCGCGGCGGCTGTGCAGCATGCCGATGATCAACTGCGTGAGCGCCGACTACCTTCGCCGCCATGGCCGGCCCGAAACCCTGGCCGACCTGGCGCACCACCAGTTGGTGCATTACGTGCGCCCGCTGGGCTCACGCTCGGCGGGGTTTGAATACCAGCACGGCAACAAGGTGCACCGGGTGCCGATGGCCGGGCGGGTCACGGTCAACAGCACCGATGCGTATAAATCGGCGTGCCTGGGGGGCTTCGGCATTACCCAGGTGCCCGTCCTGGGGATTCGCGACTTGCTCGACAGTGGCGAGCTGGTGGCGATATTGCCCGACTACCCGGCACCCGCGCTGGACGTGTCGCTGCTCTACGCCGGGCAACGGCATTTGCCGCAGCGGGTGCGGGTGTTTATGGATTGGCTGGCCGCCACCTTGCAATCGCGGCTCTAACGCCGCGCCGACAACTGCTGCGGCGCCAGGAACGCGTCGTGGAAATAGTCCCTGAACGCCTGCATCGCCGGGGTAAACGCCCGCTCGCGGTGCCAGGCCAGGCCGACGCTCATGGGGGTGACCGGGTCGGTCACGGTCAGGGTTTCGATGCGTTTGCCTTCCAGCGACCAGGGCCTATGCACCAGGTCTGACAGAATCGCCACGCCGCTGCCATTGGCGACCATACTGCGCACCGCCTCCACCGAGCTGGTGCGCAGCCGTACCTTGGGTGTTTGCCCGGCCTGTTCCCAATAGCGCATGGCGCTGTGTTCGGCCTCGTCGACGGTGAGCAGGATATACGGTTCCTGCGCCACATCCGCCAGGCTCACGGCGCCGCGCTGGCACAACGGGTGATGGCTGGGCAGCCATAGGCGGCGTTCGGAGTTGAAGAGGATCTCGGACACGATATCCGGGTGCGTGAGGTTGGCGGTGAGCACCACGGCCATGTCGAATTGACCCTCGAGCAACCCGTGTTCGATGGCCTGGCGCTCCTGTTCAAACACCTCGATGGTCACATCCGGGTGCCAGTGCTCCATGCGCTGCAAGTGGTGCGGCAAGAAATAGCCGAGCACCGTGTAACTGGCCGCCACCCGCAGTACGCCGCTGGCGCGGTAGTCGGGCAACGGGCTGTTCAGCGCATCCTCCACGCTGCGCACAATCACGTAGGCGCGGTTGAGAAAATGCCGCCCGGCGTCGGTGAGGTTCATGCCCTGGGCCGAGCGCACGAACAGCTGCACACCGAGCATTGCTTCCAGCTCCTTGATAGCGGTGGTCACCGCCGACTGGGAGATGTTCAGGTGAATCGCCGCCTGGGAAATCTGGCCGATTTCAGCGGTGGCGACGAAGTAGCGGATTTGGCGCAAGGTCAGGGACATAGCCATATCTGTTTTTCAGAAGATGAGCCATCTGATAATAGATCTTCCCAAGGGGTCAAGCCCCAGCCTACTTTCGGTGCATCACCTTTGACGGAGCGATTCTGATGCAGGCAGTGGATTTCAATTCAGACATGGGCGAAGGCTTCGGCCCCTGGACCATCGGCGATGGGGTCGACGCGCAACTGATGGCCTATATCAGCTCGGCCAATATCGCCACCGGCTTCCACGCCGGCGACCCCGGCACCATGCGCCGTACCGTGGAGCGCGCCAAGCAACTGGGCGTGGCCATCGGCGCGCATCCGGGCTTTCGCGACCTGGTGGGCTTTGGCCGTCGGCATATCAATGCATCGGCCCAGGAACTGGTGGATGACATGCTCTACCAGCTCGGCGCCCTGCGCGAAATCGCCCGTGCCCAAGGCGTGACCCTGCAACATATCAAGCCCCACGGCGCGCTCTATATGCACTTGGCCCGCGACGAAGAAGCGGCGCGGCTGCTGGTGCAGAACCTGCAACGTATCGAGCCGACGCTGTTGCTGTACTGCATGCCCAACTCGGTGATCTGGCGGGTGGCCAAGGAACTCGGGCAACCGGTGGTGCGCGAGTTTTATGCCGACCGTGAGTACGATCTGACCGGCTCGATTGTGTTTACCCGCAATGTGCGCGCACTTGATCCTGCAACGGTTGCGGCTCGCGTCCTACGCGCTTGTCAGACTGGGCTGGTGCGCACCGTAGAAGGTGAAGACCTGTTTATCGAATTTGATTCCATCTGCCTGCACAGCGACACCCCCGGCGCGCTGGAACTGGTGGAGGCCACCCGCGAAGCACTGGACCAAGCGGGCATCACGGTCAAAACCCCTAATAAGATCGATCGTTCATTTTTTGCCTGCCTTTCTACAATGATTCCAAGAGGAACAGACATGGCCGAAACCACCCCCATCCGCTACAGCTTCGGCGGTGATGAACACCTGTTTGCCGAGGTCAGCGACAGCATGTCCCTGCAGGCATTTTTTAAGGGCATGGCCGTAACCCGCGCCGTAGAGCGCCTGGCGTTGGAAGGCGTGCTGGATGTGTGCCTGGCCAATGCGTCGTTCCAGATTCGCTTCGACCCCGACCGTATCGCGCCCCATGTGCTGCTCGATGCCGTGCAAACCGCCGAAGCCCAGGCCGTGGCCGAACGCACCTTGCACACGCGCATCATCGAAATCCCGGTGCTCTACAACGACCCCTGGACCCATGAAACCCTGATGCGCTTTCGTGACCGTCATCAAGACCCCACGGGCACGGACCTGGAATACGCGGCACGCATCAACGGCCTCGCCGATGTCGATGCGTTTATCGCGGCCCACAGCGGCGCGCCGTGGTTTGTGTCGATGGTCGGGTTTGTCGCGGGCTTGCCGTTCATGTTCCAGATGGTCGAGCGCGAACGCCAATTGCAGGTGCCCAAATACCTGCGCCCGCGCACCGACACGCCGAAACTCACCCTCGGCCATGGCGGCTGCTTCGGCTGCATCTATTCGGTACGCGGCGCCGGCGGCTACCAGATGTTCGGCGTGACCCCGGCACCGATCTATGACCCGGCGCAGCAGTTGGCGTACCTCAAGGAGCACATGGTGTTCTTCCGGCCCGGTGACATCGTGCAGTTCAAACCCATGGGCCGGGATGCCTACGACCAGGCGGTGGCCGAAGTGGACGCCGGCCGTTTCGACCTGCGCATCCGCCCGGTGGAATTTTCCCTCGACGCGTTTCTCGCCGACCCGGTTGGCTACCCGAAAACCCTGCAGGAGGCGCTGGCATGATCAAGGTCCTCAAACCCGGCCTCGCCACCTCGGTACAAGACCTTGGCCGCGAAGGCTATTACCACTTGGGCATTCCGCCCTCGGGGGCGCTGGACCAGTACGCGTTGAGTGCGGCCAACCACCTGGTGGGCAATCCGCTGGGCGCGGCGGGCCTGGAATGCACACTGATCGGACCTGAGTTGGAGTTCATGCAGGACGCCTTGGTCGCACTCAGTGGCGCCTTGATGTCGCCGCGTCTGGACGGGGAAGTGGTGCACCAGGACACCGCGTTTCAGGTGCGCGCCGGGCAGGTGCTGCGCTTTGAGTTTCCCAAGGCCGGTGCGCGCACTTACCTGGCGGTGGCCGGCGGGATTGATGTGCCGCTGGTGCTCGGCAGCCGCTCGACTTACACCCTCGGCGCACTCGGCGGTTTTCACGGGCGGCGCTTGCAAGAGGGCGATCAGTTGCCCATCGGCGGCGCCAGCGGGCAGGGGCGGGCGGGCAATAGCTTGCCCATGGCATTGCGCCGCTCGGTGGGCGGCGATGTCACGTTGCGCGTGGTGCCGGGCCTGTATTACGACCGGCTGACTGACGGCGCCAAACGCAGCTTTTTTGCCGAGCCGTGGACCGTCGGCTCCGAGGCGGATCGCATCGGCTACCGCTTCAAGGGCGGCAGTGCGCTGAGCTTTCAGCCACGCGAGCAGCCGTTTGGCGCCGGGTCCGACCCTTCGAATATCGTCGACAGTTGCTACCCGATCGGTTCGATCCAGGTACCGGCCGGGCTGGAGCCGATTGTGTTGCATCGGGATGCGTTGTCGGGCGGGGGTACGCGATGATCGGCACGGTGATCAGTGCCGACCTGGATTTGATCGGGCAGATGCAGCCGAACCAGCGGGCTGGGTTTGTGGCGGTCAGTCTGGAGGAGGCGCTGGAGGCGCGGCGGGTTTACAAGAAGCGCCTGAGGGCGATGGCTAACCTCTTCACTCTCTGACACACCCCAAGACCCATTGTGGGAGCTGGCTTGCAGCTCCCACTTTTATATCTGAGTTGTGTCAGAACAGTTGGGTGAACAGCCAGTACAAACTGCCCGACAGCAAAATCGCCGCCGGCAACGTCAGCACCCACGCCATCGCCAAATTGCGGATAGTCCGCATCTGCAATCCCCCGCCGTTGGCCACCATGGTTCCTGCCACGCCCGACGACAACACATGCGTGGTCGACACCGGCAAGCCATACATATCCGCCGCGCCGATGGTCAGCATCGCCACCATTTCTGCCGAAGCGCCCTGGGCATACGTCAGGTGGGTCTTGCCGATTTTCTCGCCCACCGTCACCACAATGCGCTTCCAGCCGACCATCGTGCCCAGCCCGAGGGCGATGGCCACAGCGATCTTCACCCACAGCGGAATAAAGCGCGTGGAGCTGTCGATCTGGTCCTTGAACAGCTTGAGCTTGCCTTGGGTGTCGGCGTCGAAATTGCCGACCTGGCCCTTGTCCATCAAGCGAATGGTTTCGCTGGTCAGGTACATGTCATTACGCACGTTGCCTACGGCTTCGGCGGGGACTTTGGCCAGGGAGCCGTAGCCTTTTACTTCGTCACCGATTTGCCCGGCCAGGGCGGCAAGGGCGGGCACCAGTTCCGGGGTGGCTTCCTTGGTGCGTACGTAGGTCGACAGGATCGGTCGTGGATCGCCCGTCAGCGGCTGCGGCGCACTTTTTACCAGGGCCACCTGGGTCACTTCGGCTACCGCCGCAAACTGCAACGACTGCTCGGCGGGCATGGTGCGGTTCAGTGCATAGGCCATCGGCAGGGTACCGACCAGGATCAGCATGATCAGGCCCATGCCTTTCTGGCCATCGTTGGAACCGTGGGCGAACGACACGCCGGTGCAGGTGGCGATCAGCATGCCGCGAATCCACCACGGCGGCGGGGTGTCGCCCTTTGGCGCCTTGTACAGCGCACGGTTTTTGACAAAGGCGCGCAGGGCCAGCAACAGCAAGGCGGCAAACGCGAAGCCGATCAGCGGCGACAGCAGCAGCGCGTAACCAATCTTGATCGCCTGGCTCCAGTCCACACCGCTGGTGCCATCACGCCCGTGCATCAAGGCATTCGCCACGCCCACGCCGATGATCGAGCCGATCAGGGTGTGGGACGAGGAGGCCGGCAAACCCAGCCACCAGGTGCCGAGGTTCCACAGGATCGCGGCGATCAGCAGGGCGAAGATCATCGCGAAACCGGCCTTTGAGCCGACCTGCAAAATCAGCTCCACCGGCAGCAGGGCAATGATGCCGAACGCCACGGCGCCGCTGGAAAGCAGCACCCCGAGGAAGTTGAAAAAGCCCGACCACACCACCGCGAAATGCGGTGGCAGCGAGTTGGTGTAGATCACCGTCGCGACGGCGTTGGCCGTGTCGTGGAAACCATTGACGAACTCGAACCCCAGGGCGATCAACAGCGCCACACCCAGCAGCAGGAACGGCGTCCAGGTGGTGAGCTGGGCGCCCATTTCGTGCATGTCATGCATCAGGCTGTAGGCGGTAAACAACAGGCCCATGGCCAGTACGGCGAAGAAAATGATTACCGTCACCAGGCCGGGTTTCTTGTCCAGCCTGGGTTTGGGGTCTGCAGCAGAGGTGCGCGTGGAGGCAGTCAGGGAAGGGGTGGCCATGCCGGAGCATCCAGTGTGGGGAGGATGTCGTTCATATTCATTGCAGAATGTTACAGAGATG
The genomic region above belongs to Pseudomonas poae and contains:
- a CDS encoding SDR family oxidoreductase gives rise to the protein MTRKIALITGASRGLGKSAALHLAAQGVDIIGTYHSAAAEAQALVEQVEALGGRAAMLQLDVSQSASFNGFVSQVGSVLKEVFAQDHFNFLINNAGIGVHASFADTSEEQFDRLVAIHFKAPFFLTQKLLPLISDGGRIINISSGLARFSLPGYAAYASMKGAVEVLSRYQAKELGPRGITVNTLAPGAIATDFSGGAVRDNPDLNTMVANNTALGRAGLPDDIGGAISTLLADGSNWITGQRIEASGGMFL
- a CDS encoding LysR family transcriptional regulator; amino-acid sequence: MNKLELLRTFVRVTELSSFTGAGESLGLPRSTVSEHVQALEELLGARLLQRTTRKVQATQDGRVLYERSKDLLAHMEELEGLFRQDEAQLSGRIRVDMPNVMARDLILPRLPEFMDAHPLIELEVSTTDRQVDLLAEGFDCVLRVGAQPDQSVVARRLCSMPMINCVSADYLRRHGRPETLADLAHHQLVHYVRPLGSRSAGFEYQHGNKVHRVPMAGRVTVNSTDAYKSACLGGFGITQVPVLGIRDLLDSGELVAILPDYPAPALDVSLLYAGQRHLPQRVRVFMDWLAATLQSRL
- a CDS encoding LysR family transcriptional regulator; this encodes MSLTLRQIRYFVATAEIGQISQAAIHLNISQSAVTTAIKELEAMLGVQLFVRSAQGMNLTDAGRHFLNRAYVIVRSVEDALNSPLPDYRASGVLRVAASYTVLGYFLPHHLQRMEHWHPDVTIEVFEQERQAIEHGLLEGQFDMAVVLTANLTHPDIVSEILFNSERRLWLPSHHPLCQRGAVSLADVAQEPYILLTVDEAEHSAMRYWEQAGQTPKVRLRTSSVEAVRSMVANGSGVAILSDLVHRPWSLEGKRIETLTVTDPVTPMSVGLAWHRERAFTPAMQAFRDYFHDAFLAPQQLSARR
- a CDS encoding allophanate hydrolase subunit 1; amino-acid sequence: MAETTPIRYSFGGDEHLFAEVSDSMSLQAFFKGMAVTRAVERLALEGVLDVCLANASFQIRFDPDRIAPHVLLDAVQTAEAQAVAERTLHTRIIEIPVLYNDPWTHETLMRFRDRHQDPTGTDLEYAARINGLADVDAFIAAHSGAPWFVSMVGFVAGLPFMFQMVERERQLQVPKYLRPRTDTPKLTLGHGGCFGCIYSVRGAGGYQMFGVTPAPIYDPAQQLAYLKEHMVFFRPGDIVQFKPMGRDAYDQAVAEVDAGRFDLRIRPVEFSLDAFLADPVGYPKTLQEALA
- a CDS encoding inorganic phosphate transporter, encoding MATPSLTASTRTSAADPKPRLDKKPGLVTVIIFFAVLAMGLLFTAYSLMHDMHEMGAQLTTWTPFLLLGVALLIALGFEFVNGFHDTANAVATVIYTNSLPPHFAVVWSGFFNFLGVLLSSGAVAFGIIALLPVELILQVGSKAGFAMIFALLIAAILWNLGTWWLGLPASSSHTLIGSIIGVGVANALMHGRDGTSGVDWSQAIKIGYALLLSPLIGFAFAALLLLALRAFVKNRALYKAPKGDTPPPWWIRGMLIATCTGVSFAHGSNDGQKGMGLIMLILVGTLPMAYALNRTMPAEQSLQFAAVAEVTQVALVKSAPQPLTGDPRPILSTYVRTKEATPELVPALAALAGQIGDEVKGYGSLAKVPAEAVGNVRNDMYLTSETIRLMDKGQVGNFDADTQGKLKLFKDQIDSSTRFIPLWVKIAVAIALGLGTMVGWKRIVVTVGEKIGKTHLTYAQGASAEMVAMLTIGAADMYGLPVSTTHVLSSGVAGTMVANGGGLQMRTIRNLAMAWVLTLPAAILLSGSLYWLFTQLF